A single region of the Mugil cephalus isolate CIBA_MC_2020 chromosome 4, CIBA_Mcephalus_1.1, whole genome shotgun sequence genome encodes:
- the sys1 gene encoding protein SYS1 homolog, with protein MASHFRSYIWDPVLIVSQIVLMQCIYYSFLGLWMAGVDSLVQSSRSLDQIFSYEALGFASLQGRLSMMAFILNSLTCALGLWFFIRRGKQCLDFTVTVHFFHMIGCWIYNSHLPAALSWWLVNIACMALMAVIGEYLCMRTELRAIPVNSGPKSNL; from the exons ATGGCCAGCCACTTCCGTAGCTACATCTGGGACCCAGTCCTCATTGTGTCCCAGATTGTGCTTATGCAATGCATCTACTACAGCTTCTTGGGCCTGTGGATGGCTGGAGTCGACAGCCTTGTGCAAAGTAGTCGGTCACTGGACCAGATCTTTAGCTATGAA GCGCTCGGTTTTGCGTCATTGCAAGGCAGGCTCTCGATGATGGCATTCATCCTGAACTCTCTTACCTG TGCCCTTGGTCTGTGGTTCTTCATCCGCCGGGGGAAGCAGTGCCTGGACTTCACCGTCACCGTACACTTCTTCCACATGATCGGCTGCTGGATCTATAATTCTCACCTTCCAGCTGCCCTCTCCTGGTGGCTCGTCAACATAGCCTGCATGGCACTGATGGCCGTAATTGGAGAGTACCTGTGTATGCGGACTGAACTCAGGGCAATTCCAGTCAATAGTGGACCCAAATCTAACCTGTGA
- the LOC125006735 gene encoding neuritin-like isoform X1 — MLNPSFINRPFHVLSLMFTHELCTLSLTHLHFQTDVSRAFQAMWKKCEDCSGQEYSAFLSLTASGDSPDVKCENIYKDFSECVLELGESMDNYQENVTSESGVAAVCSHWEAFHTCALTALSDCQEEVSSIWETLRQDSRKIRFQGSLFDLCSPSSSPGTSSPLAALTLPLMLVVTTGPSWCSV, encoded by the exons atgttaaatccaAGTTTTATTAATAGGccatttcatgttttatctttaatGTTTACTCATGAATTATGCACATTATCATTGACACAtcttcattttcaaacagatGTGAGCAGAGCTTTCCAAGCCATGTGGAAGAAATGTGAGGACTGTAGTGGTCAGGAATACTCCG CATTCCTGTCCCTCACTGCATCAGGAGACTCTCCAGATGTGAAGTGTGAGAACATATACAAGGATTTTTCTGAATGTGTCCTGGAGCTGGGGGAGAGCATGGACAACTACCAGGAGAACGTGACCAGTGAGAGCGGAGTGGCAGCCGTGTGCAG CCACTGGGAAGCCTTCCACACATGTGCCCTCACCGCGTTGTCAGACTGTCAGGAGGAAGTCAGCTCCATCTGGGAGACTCTGAGGCAGGACTCCAGGAAGATACGCTTCCAGGGAAGTCTGTTTGACCTGTGCAGCCCCAGCTCCTCCCCCGGTACTAGTTCACCTCTTGCTGCCCTTACATTGCCACTGATGCTGGTTGTAACTACTGGGCCCAGCTGGTGCTCTGTATAG
- the LOC125006735 gene encoding neuritin-like isoform X2: MGFFMSTKIGGILAFTLAFLSLTASGDSPDVKCENIYKDFSECVLELGESMDNYQENVTSESGVAAVCSHWEAFHTCALTALSDCQEEVSSIWETLRQDSRKIRFQGSLFDLCSPSSSPGTSSPLAALTLPLMLVVTTGPSWCSV, from the exons ATGGGATTTTTCATGTCGACGAAGATCGGAGGGATCCTTGCCTTTACCTTGG CATTCCTGTCCCTCACTGCATCAGGAGACTCTCCAGATGTGAAGTGTGAGAACATATACAAGGATTTTTCTGAATGTGTCCTGGAGCTGGGGGAGAGCATGGACAACTACCAGGAGAACGTGACCAGTGAGAGCGGAGTGGCAGCCGTGTGCAG CCACTGGGAAGCCTTCCACACATGTGCCCTCACCGCGTTGTCAGACTGTCAGGAGGAAGTCAGCTCCATCTGGGAGACTCTGAGGCAGGACTCCAGGAAGATACGCTTCCAGGGAAGTCTGTTTGACCTGTGCAGCCCCAGCTCCTCCCCCGGTACTAGTTCACCTCTTGCTGCCCTTACATTGCCACTGATGCTGGTTGTAACTACTGGGCCCAGCTGGTGCTCTGTATAG
- the LOC125006881 gene encoding translocon-associated protein subunit alpha-like — protein MFNFGSKLLLLFLLAFPCGLISIGHVCADSDSAEDVVDDSDAAVDEEEDDEEEVLVEEDQIQTSEGDEEESDEAADKQFTAHLDADTTIVFTAGEEFPANEIVRFLVGFTNKGSQDFTVQSLESSFRYPQDFQYYIQNFTALPLNTVVQPQAQASFEYSFIPAQTMAGRPFGLVILLNYLDAEGNVFQTAIYNQTVTITEREEGLDGETMFMYVFLVGLVALFFFAMYQVLETRTKRRIPVKIEKGTGGMNDVDISWIPQETLNAMNKASPKTSPRKRTKRAAGTDQ, from the exons ATGTTCAATTTCGGATCCAAattgttgctgctttttctccTGGCCTTCCCCTGTGGATTAATATCAATCG GCCACGTTTGTGCAGACTCAGACTCTGCAGAGGACGTTGTTGATGACTCGGATGCTGCAgtagatgaggaggaagatgatgaagaagaggtGCTTGTCGAAGAAGATCAGATACAAACTTCg GAAGGAGACGAAGAGGAGTCTGATGAAGCTGCCGATAAACAGTTCACTGCTCATCTTGATGCCGACACAACCATCGTCTTTACCGCAGGAGAAg agTTTCCTGCCAATGAAATTGTGAGATTCCTAGTGGGTTTCACCAACAAGGGAAGTCAGGATTTCACTGTTCAGTCACTGGAATCTTCTTTCCGTTACCCCCAAGACTTTCAGTACTACATTCAGAAC TTCACAGCTTTGCCCCTGAACACTGTAGTGCAGCCGCAGGCTCAGGCCTCCTTCGAGTACTCCTTCATCCCAGCTCAGACCATGGCTGGACGTCCATTTGGTCTCGTTATCCTCCTCAACTACCTCGACGCtgag gGCAACGTGTTCCAGACTGCCATTTACAACCAGACTGTCACCATTACTGAGAGGGAAGAAGGACTGGATGGAGAAAC catGTTCATGTATGTGTTCCTGGTTGGTCTGGTGGCTCTGTTCTTCTTTGCGATGTACCAGGTCCTGGAGACAAGGACG AAACGGAGGATTCCTGTAAAAATAGAGAAGGGCACTGGTGGAATGAATGATGTGGACATCAGCTGGATTCCTCAGGAGACCCTCAATGCCATGA ACAAGGCTTCTCCAAAGACATCGCCACGGAAACGAACCAAGAGGGCAGCCGGGACAGATCAGTAA
- the LOC125006882 gene encoding signaling threshold-regulating transmembrane adapter 1-like — protein sequence MERCCNCTNEWDIKCIPSVAHLISGVLSVALAVSLCWNIYCCASKYCSGNQTCRRKRRSPRQSARQMEENPIYGNLSYTTSAALFTESDLPHSSLSSASVRDPQRVNSDSQPKSQDCYANLTLKAPRLQSGRSSPQIQLSDVVHLEESPESDKEEDSSTDILSTVSELYASVQTRAKTLDTADIDEGYANHL from the exons ATGGAACGCTGTTGTAATTGCACAAATG aaTGGGACATTAAATGTATTCCATCTGTGGCACATTTGATCTCTGGGGTTCTCAGTGTAGCGCTGGCCGTCTCACTGTGCTGGAATATTTATTGCTGTGCTTCAAAATACTGTTCAG GAAACCAGACATGTCGACGGAAAAGACGTAG TCCAAGGCAGAGTGCAAGGCAGATGGAAGAAAATCCCATTTATGGAAACCTAAGCTACACCACAA GTGCAGCTTTGTTCACAGAGAGCGATCTTCCTCACTCGTCACTCAGCTCTGCATCTGTGAGGGATCCACAGAGAGTCAATTCTGACTCACAG CCCAAAAGTCAGGACTGCTATGCCAACCTGACCCTAAAGGCTCCCAGGCTGCAGTCCGGCCGCAGCTCTCCACAGATACAGCTCTCAGATGTGGTGCATTTAGAGGAGTCGCCAGAGTCTGACAAGGAGGAAGACAGTAGCACAGACATCCTCTCCACCGTGTCTGAGCTGTATGCTTCTGTGCAAACTCGAGCAAAAACCCTCGACACTGCTGACATCGATGAGGGCTATGCCAACCACCTTTGA
- the LOC125006830 gene encoding ammonium transporter Rh type B-like, whose product MNSSTSLKVRLPVLVLVLEVAIVTLYGLFVTYDDNANAKLQNNETNPMDNSLYRDYPYFADVQVMIFVGFGCLLAFFRFYGFSGMVFNFLTATFAIQWAVLVQGFFQFYYGGKIHLGVINLLNAEFACAVVLISFGAVLGKTSPVQLLVMALLEIPVFSVTEWAVLKYIRINDAGGTILIHLFACYFGLGVTFILYRPKLNDGHPKEITSYHSDILSVMGTLFLWVFWPSFNSALTLKGDDQHRAILHTFIGLSSSTMTAFALSALFNKRGKLTMADIQNVTLAGGVTVGASVDMMISPVAAYVLGILGCTVCFFGYKYLTPFLATHMRIQDQCGIHNLHGLTGLVSSTAGICAILLATEETYGPSMYQIFSHRAPPEGDPKLLELQQLIPGLKPGLGRSAQEQALYQVAAIFSAIAASTVGGLLTGLVMNLPFMASPSDKDCFDDELFFDTPSDFESIDVISKPQISCDDDDKAKMSMNSKV is encoded by the coding sequence ATGAATTCATCTACAAGTTTGAAGGTGCGCTTGCCAGTGCTCGTGTTAGTGCTGGAGGTTGCAATTGTAACTCTATATGGTTTGTTTGTTACTTACGATGACAATGCCAATGCTAAGCTGCAAAACAATGAGACCAACCCCATGGACAACTCCTTGTACCGTGACTACCCCTACTTTGCTGACGTGCAGGTGATGATCTTCGTTGGCTTCGGCTGCTTGCTCGCCTTTTTCCGATTCTACGGCTTCAGTGGAATGGTCTTCAACTTTCTAACAGCTACATTCGCAATCCAGTGGGCAGTCCTAGTTCAAGGGTTCTTCCAGTTTTACTATGGTGGTAAAATTCATCTGGGGGTGATCAACTTGCTGAATGCAGAGTTTGCCTGTGCTGTGGTCCTCATCTCCTTTGGAGCAGTGCTTGGGAAGACCAGTCCTGTCCAGCTGCTAGTCATGGCTTTGCTGGAGATCCCTGTCTTTTCTGTGACAGAGTGGGCCGTGCTGAAATACATCAGGATCAATGATGCAGGTGGCACTATTCTTATTCACCTGTTTGCCTGCTACTTTGGTCTAGGGGTTACATTTATTCTGTATCGGCCAAAATTAAACGATGGACACCCTAAAGAGATCACTAGTTATCATTCTGACATCCTGTCTGTAATGGGAACTCTTTTCCTCTGGGTCTTCTGGCCTTCATTCAACTCTGCTCTTACTCTTAAGGGCGATGACCAACACAGAGCGATACTCCACACTTTTATAGGTCTGAGCTCATCCACTATGACTGCCTTTGCACTTTCTGCATTGTTCAATAAGAGAGGCAAGCTCACAATGGCTGATATTCAGAATGTGACTCTGGCTGGTGGTGTTACTGTCGGGGCTTCTGTGGACATGATGATTTCCCCTGTAGCTGCGTACGTACTGGGCATCTTGGGTTGTACTGTGTGCTTCTTCGGTTACAAGTACCTCACCCCCTTTTTGGCCACACACATGAGAATCCAAGATCAATGTGGCATTCACAATCTCCACGGACTGACTGGCCTCGTATCGTCCACAGCAGGGATCTGTGCCATCCTGCTAGCCACCGAAGAAACCTACGGTCCCAGCATGTACCAGATCTTTTCCCACAGAGCTCCACCTGAGGGAGATCCAAAGCTGcttgagctgcagcagctgattcCTGGCCTGAAGCCAGGCTTGGGTCGCAGTGCACAGGAACAAGCTTTATACCAGGTCGCAGCTATCTTCTCCGCAATTGCAGCATCTACAGTTGGTGGGCTGCTCACTGGACTGGTCATGAACTTGCCCTTCATGGCATCGCCGTCTGACAAGGACTGCTTTGATGATGAGCTTTTCTTTGACACCCCCTCTGACTTTGAAAGCATAGATGTGATATCAAAACCCCAAATaagctgtgatgatgatgataaagcaAAAATGTCTATGAACAGCAAAGTATGA